TGATCGCGCCGTTGCTGTAATCCTCGCTGTAACCCATCCAGTGCGCGGTAATGTTACCGGCGTTGCCGACCGGTAAGCAGTGATAATCGGGGGCGAATCCAAGTTCCTCGACGATCTCGAAGGCCACTGTTTTTTGACCTTGCAAGCGATACGGATTGATGGAGTTGACGATGGTCACCGGCGCCTCGTGCGCGACCTCTTTGACGAGCCGCATGCCGTCGTCGAAATTACCCTTGATCTGAATCACCACCGCGCCGTAGATCATCGCCTGCGCGAGCTTGCCGAGTGCAATCTTGCCGTCGGGGATCAGCACAAAGGCGGTAATCGTTGCGCGCGCCGCATAGGCCGCCGCAGCCGCTGAGGTGTTGCCGGTGGAGGCGCAGATGATGGCGCGGCGGCCCTCTTCGACCGCCTTGGTCACCGCCATGGTCATGCCGCGGTCCTTGAATGAACCGGTGGGGTTCAGACCCTCGCACTTCACATAAATTTCCACGTCCTTGCCGAGCAGCCGCGGGATATGATGCAACCGCACCAGCGGCGTGGCGCCCTCGCCCAGGCTGATGATGCGCGTGTCATCGTGTACGGGCAGGCGGTCGCGGTATTTATTGATGAGTCCGGTGTAACGGGGCATAGTGATTCCTTGAGTTCAGCTACCGTAGTCACGTCTCGCAGCTATGTGACTGTTCAACTTCTATTAAATTACATACAAAATCGTAGCTTTCGGCTACTGATCTTGCTTGATCTGCT
The nucleotide sequence above comes from Gammaproteobacteria bacterium. Encoded proteins:
- a CDS encoding threonine synthase, with the translated sequence MPRYTGLINKYRDRLPVHDDTRIISLGEGATPLVRLHHIPRLLGKDVEIYVKCEGLNPTGSFKDRGMTMAVTKAVEEGRRAIICASTGNTSAAAAAYAARATITAFVLIPDGKIALGKLAQAMIYGAVVIQIKGNFDDGMRLVKEVAHEAPVTIVNSINPYRLQGQKTVAFEIVEELGFAPDYHCLPVGNAGNITAHWMGYSEDYSNGAIKKRPHMVGYQASGAAPFMRGRMVDNPETVATAIRIGHPQSWDSAWKLQQESEGWFDECSDEEILAAQKLLSGKEGIFCEPASAASLAGAMRDIQSGKIPEGSRIVCTLTGNGLKDPDTAIKQCAAPVASVEASLNSVKAAILQRLV